A section of the Rummeliibacillus pycnus genome encodes:
- a CDS encoding MerR family transcriptional regulator has translation MLMEVIEIEYTIQQLAKLSGVTTRTLRYYDEIDLLKPLKLSEAGYRIYGDWEVKLLQQILFYRELGLKLEEIKRIITHSNFDIKNALLNHRKNLLFEKSRIEKMLLNVERTIKTMEGEYEMNDAERFEGFKDEMIQKNEKSYGDEIRKTYGNDIVEASNTKLRAMNEKQFKENQLIGKRMIEFLKIAMQHGDIYSKEAQEAVECHKKWLTEYWPSYSKEAHKGLADMYIADERFTAYYDQHQKGMTQFLRDAIYANV, from the coding sequence ATGTTAATGGAGGTGATTGAAATAGAATATACTATTCAACAACTTGCTAAACTTTCTGGTGTTACAACGAGAACACTTCGATATTATGATGAAATTGATTTGTTAAAACCTCTAAAATTAAGTGAGGCAGGGTATCGAATCTACGGGGATTGGGAAGTAAAACTATTACAACAAATCTTATTTTATCGTGAATTAGGATTAAAACTTGAAGAAATCAAAAGAATTATTACACATTCAAATTTTGATATTAAAAATGCTTTGTTAAATCATCGCAAAAATTTATTATTCGAGAAATCAAGAATAGAAAAAATGTTACTAAATGTTGAAAGAACGATAAAAACAATGGAAGGGGAATATGAAATGAATGATGCTGAACGTTTTGAAGGTTTTAAAGATGAAATGATTCAGAAAAATGAAAAGTCCTATGGTGATGAAATTCGTAAAACGTATGGCAATGATATAGTAGAAGCTTCAAATACAAAATTACGTGCAATGAACGAAAAACAATTCAAAGAGAATCAATTAATTGGAAAACGAATGATTGAGTTCTTAAAAATCGCAATGCAGCACGGAGATATTTACAGTAAAGAAGCGCAGGAGGCTGTAGAATGCCATAAAAAATGGTTAACTGAATATTGGCCTTCTTATTCTAAAGAAGCTCACAAGGGGCTTGCTGATATGTATATAGCAGATGAACGATTTACTGCTTATTATGATCAACATCAAAAAGGCATGACTCAATTTTTACGTGATGCAATATATGCTAATGTTTGA
- a CDS encoding TraR/DksA C4-type zinc finger protein, with the protein MTDQQLQTLKKALQDELKRIKERPENDETFISTELSNYDNHPADQATDMMDSATELAMDKFHEFQIDKIEKALRAIDEGTYGYCTVCGGEIPFERLEAIPSTLTCVEHSERTAGTQERPVEEGILNATTSDPSNFKDYRIDGEDSFLVVEDYGSSDTPSDMGHN; encoded by the coding sequence ATGACAGATCAACAATTACAAACACTAAAGAAAGCATTACAAGATGAGCTTAAAAGGATAAAAGAAAGACCAGAAAATGATGAAACTTTTATATCGACTGAGCTTTCTAACTATGATAATCATCCAGCCGATCAAGCGACAGACATGATGGATTCGGCAACGGAACTTGCGATGGATAAATTTCACGAATTTCAGATAGATAAAATTGAGAAAGCTTTACGAGCAATAGATGAAGGAACCTATGGGTATTGTACTGTTTGTGGTGGAGAAATCCCCTTTGAACGTTTAGAGGCTATACCAAGTACCCTGACTTGTGTTGAACATTCAGAAAGAACAGCTGGTACTCAGGAGAGACCAGTAGAGGAAGGAATCCTAAATGCAACAACATCTGATCCGAGTAATTTTAAGGACTATAGAATTGATGGAGAAGACAGTTTTCTTGTAGTAGAGGATTATGGTTCTTCTGATACCCCATCTGATATGGGGCATAATTAG